TCCACGATGACGTTGTCGGCGTAAGAGCCTCCCACACCAGGGATCTCGGTGAAGGGGCCACCGCAGGTGACAAGGGCCAGGGTTGGTGTGCCTTGGTTGGTAAAGAGCTCAGGGTGAGCCACGGTGTTGGGTGAGAGCGTTGGCTTGGTGGTGATTTGCCAGGTGCTCTGGTGTCCGTCCCAGTTGAGGATCACTTGGTCACCGGGGACCAGTTGGCCGATCTCGCCAAGGGCTCCCTCTCCTTGGCCTACCCAGTTGACGTGTCCGGCCAAAAGGGTGACACCAGGGTTGCCTGGGGTTGGGGT
This genomic interval from Ferrimicrobium sp. contains the following:
- a CDS encoding class F sortase, which encodes TPTPGNPGVTLLAGHVNWVGQGEGALGEIGQLVPGDQVILNWDGHQSTWQITTKPTLSPNTVAHPELFTNQGTPTLALVTCGGPFTEIPGVGGSYADNVIVEARLSS